CATCTAGGTAAGCCACGATTTCGCCCAAAGGCCACGGACCCGCAGTCACCGGATCCGTGGCCAAAGTTTTTTGGGAGTCAATCGGACACCGAAAGACCTGGTCAGGATCCATCGAAAAGACCGATGAGATACGAAACCGACGACCAGGAAGCTGGAGGACTGGACATGTCACTCGGGACATGCCGACAACGGACAAAGCTGGCGGTGCCCTGTCACCTGAACGACCCCGACCTGTGGTTCGCCGAGAGCCCGGTCGAATTGGAACGCGCCAAGTCGCTGTGTGGCGCATGCCCGATCCGGCGCGAGTGCCTGGCGGCCGCGCTCGAGCGCGCGGAACCGTGGGGCGTCTGGGGTGGCGAGATCTTCGATCGCGGCCTCATCATCGAGCGCAAGCGCCCAAGGGGTCGGCCACGCAAGAACACCGAGGACAGCCCGGCAGCGGCGTGAGCTCTGCCGGGTTGCCCCGGCCCGATCGCGGTATCACGCCGCTTCGTCGGCGAAGCCCGGGATCAGCTCTGTCGCAAGGCGTTTGGCTGGAACATGCGCGTCGAGCTGACACGCGATCGCCACATTGGACGCGATCACCCGCATCGGGATCGCCAGCTTGGACGGAATGTCCATCTGTCGCGCGGCCTTGAGCTGGCCCGCGGCGCGGTCGGGTGAAAGGTTCCCTACAGTGTTGCGCTGCAGCCATTTGCGCGTGTAGTGGAAGACCTCAACCTCGAGTGGCTCCACGTACTGCTTCATCATCTCGTCCATCTCGCGTTTGGACACATGCTCGCCCTTCTGGACGAAACCGATCGCCTGCATGGCCGCCAGCAGGTTGTCGTACTCATCGTTGAGCGCGTAACGCGTGGCCATACCGATTTCGGGGGGTATACCGCCCGGCATCGGCGCAACCGCACCGAAGTCGATGACACCCATTTTTCCGTCGGGCAACAGCATGAAATTTCCCGGATGCGTGTCGCCGTGCATCATCTCGAGACGCTTCGGCGCGTCGTAGGTCAGCTCGAACAATCGGGTGGCCATCAAGTCGCGCTGTTCCTGCGTGCCCTCGCGAATGATCACCGACATCGGGACACCTTCGATCCATTCCTGGATCACCACCTTGGGTGCGCTGGCCACGATGTGCGGGACCACGAAGTGAGGGTGCCCGTCATACGCTTTCGCGAACGCGCGTTGGTTGTCCGCCTCCAGCCGGTAGTCGAGTTCCATCTCCGTGCGTTCGATCAGCTCATCGACAACGCCTTGGATATCGGCCCCAGGGGCGAGCTGCTTGAATACGCTGACCAACCGCTGAATGGTCTTGAGATCGGCGCGCAGAGCCTCATCGGCTCCCGGGTACTGGATCTTGACCGCGACCTCGCGGCCGTCGGCCCACACTGCCTTGTGCACCTGACCGATGCTGGCCGACGCGACGGCCTTGTCGTCGAAAGAGGTCAACCGATCGCGCCACTTGGTGCCCAGTTGTCCGTCGAGGACGCGGTGGACCTTGGCGGCGGGTAGCGGCGGGGCCTCTCGCTGCAGTTTGGTCAGCGCTTCGCGGTACGGCTTGCCGTATCGCTCGGGGATGGCGGCCTCCATGACCGACAACGCCTGGCCGACCTTCATGGCGCCGCCCTTGAGCTCGCCCAGAACGGTGAACAGCTGCTGGGCGGCCTTGTCCATCAGCTCCGCGTTGACCTCGTCCTTGTCTTTGCCGGTCAGGCGTTTGCCGAAGCCCAGCGCGGCACGGCCGGCCATGCCGGCACCCAGTCCCGCCAGCTTGGCATTGCGCGCAGCTCGCCCCCGCTTGATCTCGCTCACCAGTCCATCATCCCTGACGATGCTGAGCGCACCGCAACGACTTGCCTACAAGCGTTGTCAGCAGCCGCAGCGCGGATGCTTCGGCCAATGGCGCGCGGCGATGGTGCCGACGTTCACGTCGAACTCCAAGGTGGTGTTCAACGTCGAGGGCGGCTCCGCGCTGTCGGCCATGTCAAGGCCGCCGTGCACCGCGCGCACGACGCACTCGACCTGGTTGAGCGCCAGCGCCGCGGTCGCCAGCACCGTCGCCCGGTCGGCGCTGCCGACGGTGTCGCGTAGCTGTGCAGCGACCGCCGGCCAGGCCGAATCCCGGTCGCTGCGATGCAGATCCGCGCATTCCAGGCAGGACGTCACCCCGGGTAGCACCAACGGTCCGACGAGGCCGACACCGTCGCGCACTCGCACCGGAAGATAGGGCACCCCGTCGGCGTGCAGGTCACGCACCACCCGCGGGTCTGACACCAGGAAGTCGGCCAACACCGCCAAGTCGGCGGGCGCACCGGCATGGGTGCGGCTGCTCTGCGTGATGAGGGCACCCGAGCACCGCAGTGCCGAGGCGAGCAGGTCCGACAGCGGACCTCGGCCGTGGATTCGGATGGACGCGGCCCGGGTGCGCCGTCGGGAAGTGCTCGTCACGACCGCGGCGTCGACCAGAGACGAGACCAGCTCCGCCACGGCGTGCGTCCCGATCCCATTGGCGTGTTCGTCGAGCTGTGCCAGGGTCGCGCCGGACTGCAGGCGGCGGAGCAGATCAGCCAGCGTGCGCGCGGTCATTCCCGTCGGTGGACGGACCAGGACCGCCCGCCGTGGATCCCAGCCCACCTGCACGACGCCGTCGGGCCGCAACAGCACCGGTCTCGCGGGGTCGAGGACGTATCCCGCCATGCGAGGAGTGTGGCACGTCGGCGGCCAACCGCCGCCGAGTTATCCACAGGCGCCGAATCAGCGCTCGGAATCGTCTGTGTCCGTGTCCTTTTCGGTGGACTTCTCGAGGTCGGCCAAGGCTTGGTCGATGCCGCTGGTGTCACCGCCGATCATGCGGTCGATGAAGCCGGCCGGCTCGTCGAGGTCCTCCGCGCTGGGCAGGAGGTCGGGGTGTTGCCACACCGCGTCGCGGGCGTCGGAGCCGACGGCTTCGGTGAGCCGCTCCCACAGCGCCGCGGCCTCGCGCATCTTGCGCGGCCGCAGTTCCAGGCCGACAAGGGTGGCGAAGGTCTGTTCGGCGGGGCCGCCGGTGGCGCGTCGTCTACGCAATGTCTCCGACAGCGCCGACGTGCCGGGGATCCGGTCGCCCAACGCATCGGTGACGACGGTCTGCACCCATCCCTCGATCAGCGCGAGCAGCGTCTCCAGTCGCTCGAGCGCGGCGGTCTGCTCGGGTGTCGCCTTGGGCTCGAAGATTCCCTGGTTCAGCAGTTGTTCCATCTGCGACGGATCGGTCAGCGCCGCGGGGTTGAAGCCCTGCGCAAGTTCCTCCAGGCCACTCATGTCGATCTTCATGCCCTTGGCGAACGCCTCGACTGCGTTGAGCAGCTGGCTCGCCAGCCACGGCACGTGACTGAACAGGCGATGGTGCGCGGCCTCGCGCGCCGCGAGGAAGGTCAGGATCTCGCTGCGCGGCTGCTCCAGCCCCTCGGCGAGTGATTCGACAGCGGCAGGCATCAGCGCCGCAATACCCTTGGGGCCCAACGGCAATCCGATGTCGGTGGAGGTGAGCACCTCCTTCGACAGCGTGCCCAGCGCCTGACCCAGCTGCGAGCCGAACGCCATGCCGCCCATCTGGGTCATCATCGACAGCAGCGGGCCCGCCATCGATTTGGCCTCTTCGGGCAGCGACGACGCCCACACCGTGGAGATCTGTTCGGCCACCGGGTCGCACAGGCGTTTCCACGTGTCGAGCGTGTTGTCGACCCATTCGGTCGGCGTCCATGCCACCGCTTTCGTGGTGCCGGCGGGCAGTGCCGTGACGCCGTCGAGCCAGGTCTCGGCGAGATGGACGGCGTCGGAGATGGCCGCGCTGGTCTTCTCGGCGACCGGGGCGACGAAACCGATCGAGCTCGACGCGAGCTGTCGTGCCAGGTCGTAATTGACCGGGCCGGCTTTGGCGCCGCCGGCCGTGACGTTGCCGGCACCGCTGAACATCTCGCCGAGACGGCTGAAGATCTGACCCAACTGGGACATGTCGAACTCGGACCCGCCGGTGAAGCCCATGCCGAACGGGTCGCCAGGGGTGGGGCCGCCGGCTCCCCCCGAGCCTGAGCCGGAACCCGAGTCCGGATCCTTCTTACGTTTGTCTCGCTCGGGGTCGTCCCCGTGGGAGAAGCCGAAAGGCAGGTCAGCCATGCCCTCAACGGTACTCACAGGCGCCGCGCCATGTGAGAAGGCAGGTCACGCCGAGAGCGAAGTCTCTCGGTTTTGGAGCCAACCTTTACATTGGGCGGCGTGAACAGGCGCATTTTGACGTTGCTCGTCGCGCTGGTCCCGATTGTCGCGTTCGGAATTGTGCTGTCGATGGTGACGGTGCCGTTCGTGTCGCTGGGGCCGGGACCGACGTTCGACACACTCGGTGAGGTCGAGGGCAAGGAGGTCGTCGACATCGAGGGCACCGAGGTCCACCCGACGTCGGGACACCTGAACATGACCACGGTGTCTCAGCGCGACCAGTTGACTCTCGGTCAGGCGCTCGCGCTGTGGATGTCGGGCCGAGAACAACTGGTGCCGCGCGACCTGGTGTACCCGCCGGACAAGTCGAAGGACGAGGTCGACGAAGCCAACAACACCGACTTCCGTCAGTCCGAGGACAGCGCCGAATACGCCGCACTGCTCTACCTGAAGTACCCGATGGCTGTGACGGTCGAATCGGTCACCGAGGACGGTCCGTCGGCGGGCAAGCTGGAGGACGGCGATGCGATCGACTACGTCAACGGAAAGCCGGTGGCCGACCTCGACGCCTTCCAGGCGCTGATCAAGGACACCAAGCCGGGCGAGCAGGTGGTCTTGGATTACCGCCGCAAGAACGGTGACCTCGGCGCGGCGACCATCACGTTGGGTAAACACCCGGACAAAGACCAGGGCTACCTCGGGATCGGGGTGCTCGATGCGCCGTGGGCGCCGTTCACCGTCGAATTCAACCTGGCCAACATCGGCGGGCCGTCCGCGGGTTTGATGTTCAGCCTCGCGGTCGTCGACAAACTCACCACTGGTGACCTCAACGACGGCAAGTTCGTCGCGGGTACCGGAACCATCACCGGCGATGGCAAGGTGGGCGCGATCGGCGGCATCACGCACAAGATGCTGGCCGCCAGGGAGGCGGGCGCCACCATTTTCCTGGTCCCCGCCGAAAACTGCGAGGAAGCCAAGACGGCCCAACAGGATGGACTGGAACTGGTCAAGGTCGAGAACCTCGATCAGGCCGTCGCCGCGCTCAAGACGCTCTCAGCCGGTGGCGAACGCCCCGCATGCTGAGCGAACGCCACACCGCGCATGCGTAGAGTTGGGGCACGTCGGCAAAGACGTGTGGGAACGGTTAGAAACTGGAGTTGACGAGTGGGTATGCGGCCAGCGGCAAGAATGCCGAAGCTGACACGACGTAGCCGGGTCCTCATCGCGATTGCCGCGGTAGTCGTCCTGATCCTGTTGTTCGGGACGCGCCTGATCGATACATACGTCGAGTGGCTGTGGTACGGCGAGCTCGGATACCGCTCGGTGTTCACGACTCAACTGTTCACCCGCCTTGTGGTGTTCCTGATCGCGGCGGTGCTGATCGGCGCGATCGTGTTCGCGGGGCTGGCCCTGGCGTATCGCACCCGGCCGGTGTTCGTCCCGACCACCGGCCCCAATGACCCGGTCGCGCGTTATCGCACCGCTGTGATGTCGCGGCTGCGGCTCGTCGGCATCGGTGTTCCGGCCTTCATCGGCGTCCTCGCGGGCATTGTGGCGCAGAGCTATTGGACCCGCATCCAGCTTTTCCTGCACGGCGGCAGCTTCGGCATCACCGACCCGCAATTCGGTATGGACCTCGGCTTCTACGCCTTCGATCTGCCGTTCTACCGGCTGGTTTTGAGTTTCCTGTTCGTCGCGACGTTCCTCGCGTTCATCGCAAACCTGGTGGGGCACTATCTCTTCGGCGGTATCCGGTTGTCCGGTCGCAGCGGAGCGCTCACCCGCGCGGCGCGCATTCAGCTGATCACGTTGGTCGGCGTTCTGATGCTGCTCAAGGCCGCCGCGTACTGGCTGGACCGCTATGAACTGTTGAGCCATACCCGCAGCGGCAAGCCATTCACCGGCGCGGGCTACACCGACATCAACGCGGTGCTGCCGGCGAAGCTCATCCTGATGGCCATCGCGGTCATCTGCGCGGCGGCCGTCTTTTCGGCGATTGTGTTGCGTGACTTGCGGATCCCCGCCATCGGCGTGGTCCTGCTGCTGCTGTCGTCGCTGGTGATCGGCGCCGGGTGGCCGTTGGTGGTCGAACAGTTCAGCGTGAAACCGAACGCGGCGCAGAAGGAAAGCGAATACATCAGTCGAAGTATCGCCGCGACCAGACAGGCGTACGGGCTGACCGACGAGACGGTCACGTATCGCGACTACAGCGGAGATGCGCAGACGACGGCTCAGCAGGTGGCCAATGACCGTGCGACGACGTCGAACATCCGGCTGCTCGATCCGACGATCGTCAGCCCGGCGTTCACGCAGTTCCAACAGGGCAAGAACTTCTACTACTTCCCGGACCATCTGGCGATGGACCGCTACACGGGCCGGGATGGAAATCTGCGTGACTTCGTCGTCGCCGCCCGCGAACTCAACCCCGACCGGCTGATCGACAACCAGCGCGACTGGATCAACCGGCACACCGTCTACACGCACGGCAACGGCTTCATCGCCTCGCCGGCCAACACCGTTCGCGGAGTCGCCAACGACCCCAACCAGAACGGTGGGTACCCCGAGTTCCTCGCCAGTGTCGTCGGCGCGAACGGCAGCGTCGTCTCGCCCGGACCCGCGCCGCTGGATCAGCCGCGAATCTATTTCGGTCCGGTGATCGCCAACACGGCAGCCGATTACGCGATCGTCGGGTTGAACGGCGGTCCCCGTGAATACGACTACGAGACGAACACCGAGACCAAGAACTACACCTACACCGGCACGGGCGGTGTGCGGATCGGCAACTGGCTGGCGCGCAGCGTGTTTGCTGCCAAGTACACCCAAGGCGCGTTCCTGCTCAACCGTGACATCGGTGAGAACAGCAAGATCCTGTTCAACCGCGATCCGGCCAAGCGGGTCGAGGCCGCGGCCCCGTGGCTGACCACCGATACGACCGTGTACCCCGCCATAGTGAACAAGAAGATGGTGTGGATCGTGGACGGCTACACCACGCTCGACAACTACCCGTACTCGCAGTTGACGACCCTTTCGAGCGCCACGGCGGACTCCAGCGAGGTGGCCGTCAACCGCCTGCAGGTGGACAAGCAGGTGTCCTACATCCGTAACTCGGTGAAGGCGACGGTCGACGCATACGACGGCACGGTGACGCTGTATGCGCAGGACGAGTCCGATCCGGTGCTGCAGGCCTGGATGAAGGTGTTCCCGGGCACCGTCAAGCCCAGGAGCGAGATCAGTCCCGAACTGCAACAGCACCTGCGTTACCCCGAGGATCTGTTCAAGGTTCAGCGCGCGTTGTTGGCCAAGTACCACGTCGACGATCCCGTGACGTTCTTCTCGACGTCGGATTTCTGGGACGTGCCGCTGGATCCGAACCCCACGGCCAGCAGCTATCAGCCGCCGTACTACATCGTCGCCAAAAACCTTGCAAGCAACAACAATTCGGCGTCCTTCCAGCTGACCAGCGCGATGAACAGGTTCCGCCGAGACTTCCTGGCGGCCTACATCAGCGCCAGTTCGGACCCCGATACATACGGCAAGCTCACCGTGCTGACCATCCCCGGCCAGGTGAACGGACCGAAGCTGGCGTTCAACGCGATCAGCACCGACACCGCGGTGAGCCAGGATCTCGGTGTCATCGGACGTGACAACCAGAACCGCATCCGGTGGGGCAACCTGCTCACGTTGCCGGTTGCGCAGGGTGGGTTGCTGTATGTCGCACCCGTATATGCGTCACCGGGCGCCAGCGATGCCGCGTCGTCGTACCCCCGCTTGATCCGGGTGGCGATGATGTACAACGACAAGGTCGGTTACGGCCCCACGGTGCGCGACGCGCTGACCGAGCTGTTCGGGCCGGGTGCCGACGCCACCGCAACGGGTCCCGCGCCGACGGGTCCGGTGAACGGGCAGGCACCGGCCGCGACGCCGGCTCCCGATGGGCAGCCGCCGGCCGCACAGCCGCCGGGCGATCAGCGTCCGCCTGAGGCGCAGGTTCCGGCAGCGGCCGTGCCGCCGGGTGGTCCCGTGCAGTTGTCGCCGGCCAAAGCCGCAGCGCTGCAAGATATCAACGCCGCG
The sequence above is drawn from the Mycobacterium gallinarum genome and encodes:
- a CDS encoding WhiB family transcriptional regulator — translated: MSLGTCRQRTKLAVPCHLNDPDLWFAESPVELERAKSLCGACPIRRECLAAALERAEPWGVWGGEIFDRGLIIERKRPRGRPRKNTEDSPAAA
- a CDS encoding macrolide-binding ATPase MABP-1; amino-acid sequence: MVRDDGLVSEIKRGRAARNAKLAGLGAGMAGRAALGFGKRLTGKDKDEVNAELMDKAAQQLFTVLGELKGGAMKVGQALSVMEAAIPERYGKPYREALTKLQREAPPLPAAKVHRVLDGQLGTKWRDRLTSFDDKAVASASIGQVHKAVWADGREVAVKIQYPGADEALRADLKTIQRLVSVFKQLAPGADIQGVVDELIERTEMELDYRLEADNQRAFAKAYDGHPHFVVPHIVASAPKVVIQEWIEGVPMSVIIREGTQEQRDLMATRLFELTYDAPKRLEMMHGDTHPGNFMLLPDGKMGVIDFGAVAPMPGGIPPEIGMATRYALNDEYDNLLAAMQAIGFVQKGEHVSKREMDEMMKQYVEPLEVEVFHYTRKWLQRNTVGNLSPDRAAGQLKAARQMDIPSKLAIPMRVIASNVAIACQLDAHVPAKRLATELIPGFADEAA
- a CDS encoding cyclodehydratase; translation: MAGYVLDPARPVLLRPDGVVQVGWDPRRAVLVRPPTGMTARTLADLLRRLQSGATLAQLDEHANGIGTHAVAELVSSLVDAAVVTSTSRRRTRAASIRIHGRGPLSDLLASALRCSGALITQSSRTHAGAPADLAVLADFLVSDPRVVRDLHADGVPYLPVRVRDGVGLVGPLVLPGVTSCLECADLHRSDRDSAWPAVAAQLRDTVGSADRATVLATAALALNQVECVVRAVHGGLDMADSAEPPSTLNTTLEFDVNVGTIAARHWPKHPRCGC
- a CDS encoding YlbL family protein: MNRRILTLLVALVPIVAFGIVLSMVTVPFVSLGPGPTFDTLGEVEGKEVVDIEGTEVHPTSGHLNMTTVSQRDQLTLGQALALWMSGREQLVPRDLVYPPDKSKDEVDEANNTDFRQSEDSAEYAALLYLKYPMAVTVESVTEDGPSAGKLEDGDAIDYVNGKPVADLDAFQALIKDTKPGEQVVLDYRRKNGDLGAATITLGKHPDKDQGYLGIGVLDAPWAPFTVEFNLANIGGPSAGLMFSLAVVDKLTTGDLNDGKFVAGTGTITGDGKVGAIGGITHKMLAAREAGATIFLVPAENCEEAKTAQQDGLELVKVENLDQAVAALKTLSAGGERPAC
- a CDS encoding UPF0182 family protein; its protein translation is MGMRPAARMPKLTRRSRVLIAIAAVVVLILLFGTRLIDTYVEWLWYGELGYRSVFTTQLFTRLVVFLIAAVLIGAIVFAGLALAYRTRPVFVPTTGPNDPVARYRTAVMSRLRLVGIGVPAFIGVLAGIVAQSYWTRIQLFLHGGSFGITDPQFGMDLGFYAFDLPFYRLVLSFLFVATFLAFIANLVGHYLFGGIRLSGRSGALTRAARIQLITLVGVLMLLKAAAYWLDRYELLSHTRSGKPFTGAGYTDINAVLPAKLILMAIAVICAAAVFSAIVLRDLRIPAIGVVLLLLSSLVIGAGWPLVVEQFSVKPNAAQKESEYISRSIAATRQAYGLTDETVTYRDYSGDAQTTAQQVANDRATTSNIRLLDPTIVSPAFTQFQQGKNFYYFPDHLAMDRYTGRDGNLRDFVVAARELNPDRLIDNQRDWINRHTVYTHGNGFIASPANTVRGVANDPNQNGGYPEFLASVVGANGSVVSPGPAPLDQPRIYFGPVIANTAADYAIVGLNGGPREYDYETNTETKNYTYTGTGGVRIGNWLARSVFAAKYTQGAFLLNRDIGENSKILFNRDPAKRVEAAAPWLTTDTTVYPAIVNKKMVWIVDGYTTLDNYPYSQLTTLSSATADSSEVAVNRLQVDKQVSYIRNSVKATVDAYDGTVTLYAQDESDPVLQAWMKVFPGTVKPRSEISPELQQHLRYPEDLFKVQRALLAKYHVDDPVTFFSTSDFWDVPLDPNPTASSYQPPYYIVAKNLASNNNSASFQLTSAMNRFRRDFLAAYISASSDPDTYGKLTVLTIPGQVNGPKLAFNAISTDTAVSQDLGVIGRDNQNRIRWGNLLTLPVAQGGLLYVAPVYASPGASDAASSYPRLIRVAMMYNDKVGYGPTVRDALTELFGPGADATATGPAPTGPVNGQAPAATPAPDGQPPAAQPPGDQRPPEAQVPAAAVPPGGPVQLSPAKAAALQDINAALEALQGAQTGGDFAEYGEALQRLDDAVKKYQSTR